AATCAATCTGCTGTTGAAAGGCAATGGCTGATGCTGTAAGCAGTTGCTCAGTGGAGTACCTATTGACTTTACTGACTCATCTCCTTTTCAAGAATGCCTTGCACTCCCACTGATTTTCTTGAGTCACGGATTTCGTGATGACTATGAAGTCACTTAGAGCGCCTCTCTGAGGCTCACTGGTATTGTATCATGCTTTTAATCAAAGATAAGTATCCTGTGTAGAATATCTAAGTAATTCTTAATAGGATTATTCTGGAACAATCTGATTTTCATAAATTTGATAGTAAACACAGTGTCTAGAATCATGGTGACAGATATTTCCTCATGTGTTCAGTACAATAAATTAACATCTCCTTGTAGCATTTTGctctgaaaatgaaatcaatCTATAGATGGAATTATTATTCTACAGTTGATGACCATTATTCTCCAGTTGATTTGGAATTATTATTCTACAGTTGATGACATGTCAGACATGTAATTTTGAGCATACATCtcatcttctttcatttttctaatgATCTGTGCTAGCACAAATTCACCTTAATCTATTACCTAGCTGTGGAATTGAGTAAGATTTAGGAGATAATTAAAAATAGACTACCTCTATGCAAGCACTAGATCTCAAGCAATTGAATGTCTTTCAGAAAAATCTATAGGCTGCTCTGCACTTCAGTTGGATTCATGTCTATACTATTATTAGAAGGCTGAAAAAGGGTAAAAGTCTTAATTTTTAGTTGTATTATAAGGACATTTCAACTTCAGCTataagcaagaagaaaaaagtacgTATTTCAAAAAGGTTTGTGGTGTATGTTTAGTATCCAGTAAAACAGTTCCCGAAGGAATGGATGTAAATTTATATCAAAAATTATCCTTCCTCTTGAGATCCTACAACTCTTTGGGATGTTAAAACTTTCAGTTGGCACTAGCAGAAATTTTCTCATCAGTTTGCAGGGTGGTATCCATTGGctttcaaaataattactttCCTAGGCACTCAATGCTTGACAGGACTAATTGTGAAAACTCTTTTGGACATGATAAATCTGGATATtcctgcttctttttaaaaatgtttttggtTGGCTTAGTCATGAGAACTGACCACATTCGCCACTTATCTCTAAAGCATAGATCATCTTGTCACACGGTCACAAATACTAGCAATGCTCAAAATATGCCAGCAATAGTCAATGTTTTTAGTAGCTTTCAGCCAAAATCCAGTCATCAAAAAAAGTGTCTGCATTAATCTGGGAGAAAAACTAGTGTGGAAAGGTACAGattcagtgttttctgtttgcaatATTTTGCCAGATGAGTACTttggaaaagtattttattttacagcatCCCTTACACAGACCATCTTTGTATTGAGTGTAATAGAGCCTGACATCTGAATCCACTTTATTCCCAGTAGTTCTCTGGTATCAGGTAGCTATAGCCATCTCCTAGTTACAGTTGGGTGAAACCCAGAGTGAACTCTTTCAATAGCCGAACTCCGCCTGACACAACCTACTTTTTCCAcacaggcttttgtgcctggacAGGCTGATCTCAACAAACTGTCCCCCTCAAAAAGCATCCGGCTCGGGGCTGCGGGCGGCAGGCGGTAAGAGGGGAGAGGTGCAGTTCAGAACCACGGACAGCGCCCGTGCCGTACGCCGGACGGAGACCGGGACCGGGACCGGGACGGGGACGGGGACAGCGGCGCAGAGGAAGGGCGGCGGGGGGAGTTTCGACCTCAATACTGATGGTGTTTCATGTGCAGCAGAGGACAAATAAAAGGTCAAAGCGTGGTATGTGGCCTCCTGTGCTACATTCTGAACCGAGGAATGGACAAAGCTGTTTAACTGGAGCAAATGGAATAGAAAACACACTTCTGCATTACTGTCATGCTCTTCACAAGGTGTTAAACTGAAAGCAATCTGTGTGACAATACggattctttttctcctcacaacAGTGAGTAGCAAAATCATCTCTCTGCTGAGGGCAACAGTAGCAGCTGCCGATTACCAAACCTAAAATTAAATTaaggagctgaaaagaaaaggtATAAAGGGAAGGAAGTGACACACTATGTTCAAAAAGATCCATTCTATATTTCATCCCAATTCCCACAGAAGAAATGTGGCAGATGACATCCCTTACTGTGATGGCACAGGTTCTGCAGTGAGACTGATCCGCAGCACTTCTATGTATGTGCTTGGAAGTGAGCAGGAAAAAGTTAATGAACCaattaaaaaatgcagaagtACAACCAGCATTGACTCTTGTTTCCAGACAAAAGATGAAGACAGAGACTGGATGTACTCTAAGACTCAGGACTGCTTGAAGTACTTACAGGATCTGTTAGCcttgaggaaaaaatatcttgaCAACATCAATAATTTGAAAGCCATGCATATGGCTGCAGATTCTCCAACATCCACAAAATCATCCAAATCTGGAAATAAGTCATTTCTTCCACTTCCTTCCAAAGAATCTTCTAAGGTAAATCCTATGAACTTTTACCATATTCTTGGTCCTAAGCCATGAAGCAGTTACCTGTATGACCCATGTTGATTTTCTGCTTTACTGGTCTCAGGCAGTtgtctttttacattttaaattatgttaaaTACCTTAAGAGTCTCTTTGAGGAGCGTGAAATTGAGTATGAATGACTGATAGAGGAAAGAAATGTATATGACTATATTTgtgtggggagagagaaaacgggagaaagaaagaagtatgAGAATATAAGAAGTATCCGAAAATGTGCTAGTAAAGACCGAGCTGTTCTCTCAACACTCTGACAGGCTACTCAAATGGCTCAGAGTTCTCCACTATTTACAGCTGCTAGTGACTGACAAGGCACAGCATTCTCTATGTTTACTGACAGTCTTTTTATTGACGTAAAAATacttaaacaaaataattgtaaATTCATTGAAACAaacggggttttttttcctgggtggTCAAATAGGTGGTCAGTGATAACATTTTGCATCATTGCACACTCCACTGATAGACTGTAGGGCTTGAGGAATTTTTAGAGGTTCCTTTCCCTGTTCATTAATAAGGTGACAGGTCATTTTGAGACAGTGTAATTCTTCATCCTTTACAGTAATGAtaccacaaaaataaaactgaaatgtcaTCTTTAGTGCAGACTATTTCTGTGTATTCTGCAGAGAAGCTCTGCAAAGCTTCTTTCTGGTTGCAGTTTATAGATTGTATGTCACTAGACAGTTCAGTGGTTAATTGGAATCTAGATTTGGTTCAGTGAAGACAAAGGAAAG
Above is a window of Colius striatus isolate bColStr4 chromosome 1, bColStr4.1.hap1, whole genome shotgun sequence DNA encoding:
- the C1H13orf42 gene encoding uncharacterized protein C13orf42 homolog — translated: MFKKIHSIFHPNSHRRNVADDIPYCDGTGSAVRLIRSTSMYVLGSEQEKVNEPIKKCRSTTSIDSCFQTKDEDRDWMYSKTQDCLKYLQDLLALRKKYLDNINNLKAMHMAADSPTSTKSSKSGNKSFLPLPSKESSKASVERKGPQSGTDVREAIAFFDSVIADLDSERCRRVPDVDLPNVDVDFDVATSTREHSLHSNWILRAPRRYSQDNAQAAKAGNQSQRNSQRRTTGSRKRLERHPMYLPKAVEGAYSTLKFKPKTRKKEY